One window from the genome of Nocardioides panaciterrulae encodes:
- a CDS encoding pirin family protein, with translation MTNPERDPAEITCRSVPAPGVEVMEPRDVPLGGPRAMTVRRTLPQRHRSLIGAWCFVDHYGPDDVADTGGMRVTPHPHTGLQTVSWLFTGEVEHRDSAGHRALVRPGEVNLMTAGRGISHSEISTAATRRLHGAQLWVALPDSDRDTDPGFDHHVPEPVTGPGWEARVFLGSLLGSTSPVPTYTPLLGAELLLEPGTTLELEVEETFEHGALVDTGVLDVGGTEAKQHELAYVPPGERRLVLTAHDAAVRLLLLGGPPFGESIVMWWNFVGRSHEEIVAFREEWQRQIAPGGAVVGDSQDVVDGRFGVVLGDRHAPIPAPPLPNARLKERS, from the coding sequence GTGACCAACCCCGAGCGCGACCCCGCCGAGATCACCTGCCGGTCGGTGCCGGCACCTGGCGTCGAGGTGATGGAGCCGCGCGACGTGCCGCTCGGCGGGCCGCGGGCGATGACCGTGCGGCGCACGCTGCCGCAGCGGCACCGCTCGCTGATCGGCGCGTGGTGCTTCGTGGACCACTACGGGCCCGACGACGTCGCCGACACCGGCGGCATGCGGGTCACCCCGCACCCGCACACCGGCCTGCAGACCGTCAGCTGGCTGTTCACCGGCGAGGTCGAGCACCGCGACAGCGCCGGCCACCGGGCCCTGGTCCGGCCGGGCGAGGTCAACCTGATGACCGCCGGGCGCGGCATCAGCCACTCCGAGATCTCGACCGCGGCCACCCGGCGGCTGCACGGTGCCCAGCTGTGGGTAGCGCTGCCCGACTCCGACCGGGACACCGACCCCGGCTTCGACCACCACGTGCCGGAGCCGGTGACCGGCCCCGGCTGGGAGGCGCGGGTCTTCCTCGGGTCGCTGCTGGGCAGCACCTCGCCGGTCCCGACGTACACCCCGCTGCTCGGCGCCGAGCTGCTGCTCGAGCCGGGCACCACCCTCGAGCTCGAGGTCGAGGAGACCTTCGAGCACGGGGCGCTGGTCGACACCGGGGTGCTCGACGTCGGCGGCACCGAGGCCAAGCAGCACGAGCTCGCCTACGTGCCGCCCGGTGAGCGTCGGCTGGTGCTCACGGCGCACGACGCCGCGGTGCGGCTGCTGCTGCTCGGCGGGCCGCCGTTCGGGGAGTCGATCGTGATGTGGTGGAACTTCGTGGGCCGCAGCCACGAGGAGATCGTCGCCTTCCGCGAGGAGTGGCAGCGCCAGATCGCGCCGGGCGGAGCGGTCGTCGGCGACTCCCAGGACGTGGTCGACGGCCGGTTCGGGGTCGTGCTGGGCGACCGCCACGCCCCGATCCCCGCCCCGCCGCTCCCCAACGCGCGGTTGAAGGAGCGCAGCTGA
- a CDS encoding homogentisate 1,2-dioxygenase: protein MAYYRQVGEVPPKRHTQFRDGEGRLFREELMGEEGFSSDSSLLYHRGVPSAIVGAEVWELPDQTRTPNHPLKPRHLRLHSLFPSGAADPVTDRRLVLGNNDVRISYVVTGDASSEPSPYYRNAIGDECVYVEAGSGTVETVFGALRYRAGDYVVIPRATTHRWVPAPETAGPSRLYFIEASSHIAPPKRYLSRYGQLLEHAPYCERDLHGPGEPLLREGEDVEVLVKHRTSAGVVGTRMTYATHPFDVVGWDGCLYPYTFNIEDYMPITGKIHQPPPVHQVFEGHNFVICNFLPRKVDYHPLAIPVPYYHSNVDSDEVMFYVGGDYEARKGSGIGLGSISLHPGGYAHGPQPSAIEASLGAESFDESAVMVDTFAPLDLGEGGLACEDPAYAWTWASDRG, encoded by the coding sequence ATGGCGTACTACCGGCAGGTCGGCGAGGTCCCCCCGAAGCGGCACACGCAGTTCCGCGACGGCGAGGGCCGGCTGTTCCGCGAGGAGCTGATGGGCGAGGAGGGCTTCTCCTCCGACTCCTCGCTGCTCTACCACCGGGGGGTGCCGTCGGCGATCGTCGGCGCCGAGGTCTGGGAGCTGCCCGACCAGACGCGGACCCCCAACCACCCGCTCAAGCCGCGGCACCTGAGGCTGCACTCGCTGTTCCCGTCCGGGGCGGCCGACCCGGTCACCGACCGGCGGCTGGTGCTCGGCAACAACGACGTGCGGATCAGCTACGTCGTCACCGGGGACGCGTCCTCGGAGCCCTCGCCCTACTACCGCAACGCCATCGGCGACGAGTGCGTCTACGTCGAGGCCGGCAGCGGCACCGTCGAGACGGTCTTCGGCGCGCTGCGCTACCGCGCGGGCGACTACGTGGTGATCCCGCGCGCGACCACCCACCGCTGGGTGCCCGCCCCGGAGACTGCCGGGCCGAGCCGGCTGTACTTCATCGAGGCCAGCAGCCACATCGCGCCGCCGAAGCGCTACCTCTCCCGCTACGGACAGCTGCTCGAGCACGCGCCCTACTGCGAGCGCGACCTGCACGGGCCGGGCGAGCCGCTGCTCCGGGAGGGCGAGGACGTCGAGGTCCTGGTCAAGCACCGCACCAGCGCCGGCGTCGTCGGCACCCGGATGACCTACGCGACGCACCCGTTCGACGTGGTCGGGTGGGACGGCTGCCTCTACCCCTACACCTTCAACATCGAGGACTACATGCCGATCACCGGCAAGATCCACCAGCCGCCGCCGGTGCACCAGGTCTTCGAGGGCCACAACTTCGTGATCTGCAACTTCCTGCCCCGCAAGGTCGACTACCACCCGCTGGCGATCCCGGTGCCCTACTACCACTCCAACGTCGACAGCGACGAGGTGATGTTCTACGTCGGCGGCGACTACGAGGCCCGCAAGGGCTCGGGGATCGGCCTCGGGTCGATCTCGCTGCACCCGGGCGGCTATGCCCACGGCCCGCAGCCCTCGGCCATCGAGGCCTCGCTCGGCGCGGAGTCCTTCGACGAGTCCGCGGTCATGGTCGACACCTTCGCCCCGCTCGACCTCGGCGAGGGCGGGCTGGCCTGCGAGGACCCGGCGTACGCCTGGACGTGGGCGAGCGACCGGGGCTGA